The Dehalogenimonas sp. THU2 genome has a window encoding:
- a CDS encoding dehalogenase, which translates to MWLVIGLLLGAALIWLVSLMKGKGISMKWYEWIIGLIGVAMLLFTVQNYFGSLAELEPTAANMFLLVTGLPAIILLAVTWQLVVRHKNA; encoded by the coding sequence ATGTGGTTAGTAATTGGTCTTCTCCTCGGCGCGGCTCTCATCTGGCTGGTCAGCCTCATGAAGGGCAAAGGCATCAGCATGAAGTGGTACGAATGGATCATCGGTCTCATCGGTGTGGCCATGCTCCTCTTCACCGTCCAGAACTACTTCGGTTCGCTGGCTGAACTGGAACCCACCGCCGCCAACATGTTCCTCCTGGTCACCGGCCTGCCCGCCATAATCCTGCTGGCCGTAACTTGGCAGCTGGTCGTCCGCCACAAGAACGCCTAA